GCCCTTGGACAGGTCGGCGATGTGCATCGACCCGCCCTTGCCCCGGCAGGCGCCGGTGGAGCGGCCGTAGATCTCCGCCATCATCGCGTGGACGTCGACGCCCTTGGCGATGCAGTGGCCATGGCCGCGGTGGGTGGAGGCGATGCGGTCGTTGTCGTTCAGGTGCATCATGATGCCGGTGGCGCAGGCCTCTTCGCCGGCATAGAGGTGGACGAAGCCGGGGATGTCGCCCTTGGCGAAATCGACGTGCAGCCGCTCCTCGAACTCGCGGATCGTCCGCATGGTGCGGTAGGCCTTCAGCAGTTCGTCCTTGCCGAGGGGGAAGGGATTCTGGGCCATGAGGTGTTTTCTCCCTGACTGGTGTTTGGTGGTTAGAAGGCGGCCGTGACGGGCACCGGGGTGCCGGTCAGCAGCCGGTTCTGGCCGGCGTGCCGCATGACTGCGGCGACGTTGACCGTGCGGAAGGCGTCGTCCCGGAGCGTCAGGGACAGACGGTCGCGTTCGGTGAAGGACAGTTCGCGCTCGCCATCCAGCGCGATGGAGCCGGCGGTGACCTCCGGCACGAAGGCCACGTCGGCCGGCATGCGGCGCCAGTCGGTGACGCCGACGCGCGCCATCATCCCCGGCGCGATGGGGGCGTGGAGGGTGGTGGTGCCCTTGCGGCAGTCGGCGTCGGGTGACAGCCGCACCATCAGGCCGCCGCTCTCCTCGCGGCCGACGGGTTCCAGCAGGCCGGCGATGGCCGACATGCCGATCACCTCCGGGTCGGCGAAGGTGACATAGAGTTCGCGGAAATTCTCGGTCCGCCAAAGGGCGCGGGCGCCGATGTAGCGTTCCGTCACCAGCGCCACGTCGACCAGCGCCATCTCGGTGACGGCACCGCCGTTCGCCCCGCGGTCGAGGGACACGTCGATGCGCTTGTTGGCGGCGAAGGCGATGTGCGGCGGCACCCGCCCGGTCACCGCCAGCCCGGTGGCGAGCCCGGTGATGGTCGGCTCGCGATGCTCGGGGAAGGCGTTGTTGGTTCCGGTGGAGATGCCGGCGATCGGCACCGTCCCGCATTCGGCCGCCACCGCCCGGTGGGTGCCGTCGCCGCCCAGCACCACCAGGGCCGACACGCCGGCCCGCCGCATCTCGGCGGTGGCGCGATGGGTATCGGCGACCGTGCCGGTGATCGGCATCGAAACCGGGTGGAGAGCGGGATAGATATCCTCGCCGCGTGAGCGGGCACGCATCATGCCGCGGTCTACATGGGCGCGGATGCCGCCATTCTCCGGCATCATCAGAACGTCGCGCACGCCGCAGGCATGCAGCGCCGCCAGCACCCGCAGCAGGATGTTCGCCCGGTCGGCGATCTGCAGGCTAGTGGCGTTGGCGACGACCCGGCGGATGTCCCGGGCGGAAACCGGATTGGCGACGATGCCGACGACCGGAGCCAAGATTGCGCCTCCCCCTCGTTGCGGCGCGCCGTTGATCGACGCGCGGTTCGAAGGGGTAAGAGCAACCGCCGTGCCAGATGGTCAGTTCAGCGGATTTTCTTGATTTTCAACGGTTGGACT
The Azospirillum sp. TSA2s DNA segment above includes these coding regions:
- a CDS encoding ATP-NAD kinase family protein, with amino-acid sequence MAPVVGIVANPVSARDIRRVVANATSLQIADRANILLRVLAALHACGVRDVLMMPENGGIRAHVDRGMMRARSRGEDIYPALHPVSMPITGTVADTHRATAEMRRAGVSALVVLGGDGTHRAVAAECGTVPIAGISTGTNNAFPEHREPTITGLATGLAVTGRVPPHIAFAANKRIDVSLDRGANGGAVTEMALVDVALVTERYIGARALWRTENFRELYVTFADPEVIGMSAIAGLLEPVGREESGGLMVRLSPDADCRKGTTTLHAPIAPGMMARVGVTDWRRMPADVAFVPEVTAGSIALDGERELSFTERDRLSLTLRDDAFRTVNVAAVMRHAGQNRLLTGTPVPVTAAF